CGGTCCAGTCGAGTTCGATCGATTGATGAAGGACGTACCACCCTTCGAGCGAGGCGGGCGGGAGTTCGGAAGCATGCGGGAGCGGACGACCTGTCACTTGAAGGGGCCGGCCAAGCCCGGGAAGCGGTACACGATTACGCCGCTGTCGGCCGCGTTGTCCACATCCACGTGCCCCTTCACGACCATCTCCCGCAGCGCTTCCTCCACCTCATCGAAGCTGAGGCCCGAGGCCAGGACGCCCTGCGTCACCGTCAGCAGTCCGCCGTTCGCCTGCGCCGCCTTCAGCAGGATCTGCTGCTTGGTGTCCGTCGGAGCGAGCTGCCGCGCCGGCGTGGAGGGCTCCGCCGCCGCGGCGAGGCGCGGATGCGGCAGATACCCGTCGCGGATGTTCGCCGTCCGCACGAGCCGTTTCATTCGGAAGAGGTCGAAGAACTGGCCGACGCCGAGGAGACCGAACGTCAGCAGCCAGAGGATCCCCGTGAAATACATCCCGAGGTAGAAGCGGTGAATCCCGAACGCCCCGACGAACATGCAACACCAGAGGGCGAAGCCGACCCCGTTCGAGTACCGCTCTCCCGTTTCGGGCGCCCGTTCCGCCGGCGGCTGAGGGGGAGCCGCGACGAGCGGTACCACGGCGTACGGGGGTGCCGGGCCCTCGGGGCCGCCGCGACCGGGTTCGTTGGGCTGTTCGGTCATCGCTCGCTCGTACGCGCCGATTACTCCGGAGGTTTCCTCGTTACAGAGAGGCACGTTACCACGGAGACCGCATCGCCGCACGCCGCCGGCCCGACGCCGCCGGCCGGCGACTCGCAAGGGACACGCCTTTCCTCTAGATTGTCGCGCTCGCGGCCCCGCGACGGGGCGCGAACGACGCGGTGGGCGTAGCTCAGGTGGTCAGAGCGCCAGGTTGTGGCCCTGGAGGTCGCGGGTTCGAATCCCGTCGCTCACCCCTCCGCATTTTTTTTGTTCCTGCAGGGCGACCTCCGGGCCTCTCGCGGGACGTTGACAAGCTGCCCGCGGTTGGGTAGCCTTGGGGTCCTCGCGGGAGGGCGTGCGCCCTTCCGCGATGCTTTTTGACAAGAAGGTGTGAGTGACTTGTGGGCCCGATCGAGAGCCATGGGCATCACTTCTCGTGGCTCGATGGGAAACCAAAGTGATTTCCGAACGTGAACCCCCGACGGTCTTGCGACCGGACGGGGTGCTCTGCGTTCAACCAGGTCTCGAGTGCGGTTCCGGTTTCGGCCGAGCGCGCTCAAACCAAATTCTCATATGGAGAGTTTGATCCTGGCTCAGGACGAACGCTGGCGGCGTGCCTTACACATGCAAGTCGTGCGAGAACGGTTCCTTCGGGAACCTAGTAGAGCGGCGAACGGGTGAGTAATACGTGAGCGATCTGCCCGAAGGTGGGGGATACCCCAGGGAAACCTGGACCAATACCGCGTACAGCGTCGGGAGTGGATGCCCGACGTGAAAGCCGGCCTCTTCTATGCTGGCGCCTTCGGATGAGCTCGCGGCCTATCAGCTTGTTGGTGGGGTAACGGCCTACCAAGGCTATGACGGGTAGCTGACGTGAGAGCGTGATCAGCCACATTGGGACTGAGACACGGCCCAGACTCCTACGGGAGGCAGCAGTGGGGAATATTGCGCAATGGGCGAAAGCCTGACGCAGCGACGCCGCGTGGGGGAGGAAGGCCCTAGGGTTG
This is a stretch of genomic DNA from Candidatus Palauibacter polyketidifaciens. It encodes these proteins:
- a CDS encoding TM2 domain-containing protein, with the translated sequence MTEQPNEPGRGGPEGPAPPYAVVPLVAAPPQPPAERAPETGERYSNGVGFALWCCMFVGAFGIHRFYLGMYFTGILWLLTFGLLGVGQFFDLFRMKRLVRTANIRDGYLPHPRLAAAAEPSTPARQLAPTDTKQQILLKAAQANGGLLTVTQGVLASGLSFDEVEEALREMVVKGHVDVDNAADSGVIVYRFPGLAGPFK